In Haloarcula limicola, the genomic stretch CGCGGACGACTAGAGAGACTTCGAGCGTAGCGAGAAGTCTCTTACAGGTCGAACGGCGCGAAGCGCCGTGAGACGGACGAAACCCTCACTTTCCCCTTTCTTTCGCGTGAATCGGTGAGCGCCAGCGATAGCGCAAAATTATCGCATCCGCAGCGGAATCATCGTATACTGGCAATTCACATTTCCGATTTAATAGACAATTATTTGCCAGAGGACAGGAAACCACATGCCGATGAATTGGGTCTGTGGGCGATGTGGCAAACTACACACGCAAAACCCCAGAGAGTGCCGGGACTGCGGGGGGACGACTCTTAGACCAGCACGAAGAGATGAACTCCCAGATACCAGCACCGGTCATCCAACCCCATTGAATTCCAGCCGCGCTCAAACCTATGGGACAACTCCGGAACCGGAATACGAATCTAGTCCCGACGTGGCTCTCGATGGATCGGTAGATGCCGAAGAGCAACCGGGGAGAGAGCACGAAACGAACGCGAACTCTGGATCCGCCGGATTTCTTTCTCGGCAACTGCGAACACTGAGAGCGACGCTTCGAGCGCCGATAGGGATTTTTCGTGAATTTCTCACCCCGATTCTCGCATTTCTATTCGTTATCGCCCTCGGAATGTGGGTATTCCTGTAGAACGTCTCTACGAATTCGGCCGGTTTCTCCGGCTTCCGATTCTCGCCTTCGTTCTCTCGTCAATGGACGGCTTATCCTGTCTTCGCCTACGCGTCGTCGTGACGCGCGAGCCGCTCCATGACCGGCGTGGCGGCGATCCCGTGGACGACGATGGAGACGAGGGCGACGAATCCCACGAGCGCCCAGAGCAGTTCCGACTGGGCGAACGTCTCCTTGTTGAGGGCGTACGCGAGGTAGTAGAACGAGCCGATGCCGCGGATACCGAAGAACGCGATGGTCGTCCGCTCGTTCCGCTCCAGCGGCGACCCGACGAGACCCAGCGCGCCCGCGAGCGGTCGGAGCACGAACAGGAGCACCAACCCGACGGCGGCGACCTCCCACGTCAGCGGCGACAGCAGCCCGGTGGCGAGCGCGCCGCCGAACAGCGTCAGCAGGACGGCCATCGCCAGGCGCTCGGTCACCTCGGAGAAGTCGTGGAGCGCCTGGTTGTAGTCGTGAGAGCGCTCGTAGTGCCGGACCAACAGCGCGGCGACGAAGACGGCGATGAAGCCGTACCCCTGGACGAGTTCGGTTATCGCGTAAATGAGGAGGGTGCCGCCCAGTATCTCCGCGCCCTCCACCGCCTCGGCGAGCCGCGTCGTCGGCGAGAACCGGAACAGGAGTTGCGCGAACAGATAGCCCAATAGCAGACCGCTCACGACGCCGACGAGGATCTTGTAGCCGACGTACATCCCGCCCCACTTCCCCAGCCAGTCGGCCCCGGCGAAGCCGGACCCGGCGACGAGGATGGCGGCGTAGGTGAACGGGAACGCCAGCCCGTCGTTGAGGCCGGCCTCGGAGGTGAGCGCGAAGCGCGTCTCGTGTTCGTGCTCCCGCGCTTCGTGGGACTCGTCCGCGGCGTCGTGGCCCTCGCCGGGCGGCCCGACCTGCACGTCTGAGGCCAACACTGGATCCGTCGGGGCGATAACGGCCCCCAACAGGAGCGCCGTCGCGGGGACGAACCCCAGCGACCACCAGCCCAGCAGCGCCGCGCCCGCGATGGTCAGCGGCATCGTAAGGGCCAACAACCGCCACGTCGAGGCCCACGTCCGGAGCGAGAACGGCCGGTCGAGTTTCAGTCCCGCACCCATCAGCGAGACGATGACGACGAACTCCGCCAACTTCTCGGCGATGTCGCCGTGGACGATGGGGTCGGGCGCGGGTATCCCGTGGGGGACCGAGAACGCGAGCGCGCCGAATGCCACGAAAAACAGCGGCGGCGACGCCCAGCGCTCGGCGAG encodes the following:
- a CDS encoding cation:proton antiporter, with amino-acid sequence MVETYVLGLVLLGAVAFAAAVLPELLAERWASPPLFFVAFGALAFSVPHGIPAPDPIVHGDIAEKLAEFVVIVSLMGAGLKLDRPFSLRTWASTWRLLALTMPLTIAGAALLGWWSLGFVPATALLLGAVIAPTDPVLASDVQVGPPGEGHDAADESHEAREHEHETRFALTSEAGLNDGLAFPFTYAAILVAGSGFAGADWLGKWGGMYVGYKILVGVVSGLLLGYLFAQLLFRFSPTTRLAEAVEGAEILGGTLLIYAITELVQGYGFIAVFVAALLVRHYERSHDYNQALHDFSEVTERLAMAVLLTLFGGALATGLLSPLTWEVAAVGLVLLFVLRPLAGALGLVGSPLERNERTTIAFFGIRGIGSFYYLAYALNKETFAQSELLWALVGFVALVSIVVHGIAATPVMERLARHDDA